A single Vicugna pacos chromosome 15, VicPac4, whole genome shotgun sequence DNA region contains:
- the STON1 gene encoding stonin-1 yields the protein MCSTNPGNWVTFDDDPTFQSSQKSKNFPLENQGICRPNGLKLNLSGPKEFPSGSSSTNSTPLSSPITDFYFSPGPPSNSPLSTPTKDFPGIPGIPKAGTHVLYPIPESSSNSPLIPGAGSSLLPTKPACLSHASLPSDHSCIHPAPKVGLPDEMSPHQAESLGFQSDTPKFQYFREDCAFSSPFWKDEGSASQLTFDPPGSRKMFPSRDKEMPIDQKSLNQCSLSYICEKLEHLQSTENQDLLGNLSLQCLYPEDTASSFVPHMLFRSQPKPGWSFMLRIPEKKNMMSSRQWGPIFLKVLPGGILQMYYEKGLEKPFKELQLDPYCRLSEPKVENFSVTGKIHTVKIEHVSYTERRKYHSKTEVVHEPDVEQMLKLGSTEYHDFLDFLTTVEEELMKLPAVSKPKKNYEEQEICLEIVDNFWGKITKEGGKLVESAVITQICCLCFVNGNAECFLTLNDLELQKRNERYFEKDPEKKGIDILDYHFHKCVKAQEFEQSRIIKFVPLDACRFELMRFKTLYNGEDLPFSLKSGVVVQGAYVELQAFVNMTPSRASSLRSCDNIMIHFPVPSQWIKALWTMNLQRQKSLKAKMNRRACLGNLHEPESEPIIQVTVGSAKYESAYRAVVWKIDRLPDKNSSPDHPHCLSYKLELGSDQEIPSDWYPFATVQFGVLDTCASQTEVRSLGVESDVQPQKHIHQRACYNVQVEIEKKWIKIDGEDPDKAGDCVTQ from the exons ATGTGCTCCACAAACCCCGGCAACTGGGTCACATTTGATGATGACCCCACTTTTCAGTCTTCTCAAAAGTCAAAGAATTTCCCTCTGGAGAATCAAGGCATCTGTAGGCCGAATGGACTTAAGCTGAACCTTTCTGGTCCTAAGGAATTTCCTAGTGGATCTTCCTCCACCAACAGTacccctctttcctctcccatCACAGACTTCTACTTCAGTCCAGGACCTCCAAGTAACTCTCCTCTTTCTACACCTACCAAAGACTTCCCAGGTATTCCTGGCATTCCCAAAGCAGGGACTCACGTGCTTTATCCAATTCCGGAGTCATCTTCAAACAGTCCGCTTATACCAGGAGCAGGTTCTTCCTTATTGCCCACAAAACCAGCCTGTTTATCCCATGCTTCCTTGCCCAGTGACCACTCATGTATACATCCAGCTCCCAAAGTAGGTCTTCCAGATGAAATGAGCCCTCACCAGGCTGAAAGCCTAGGGTTCCAAAGTGATACTCCCAAGTTTCAGTATTTTCGGGAGGACTGTGCCTTTTCAAGTCCATTTTGGAAAGATGAAGGCAGTGCTTCCCAGCTCACCTTTGACCCTCCAGGAAGCAGAAAGATGTTCCCATCAAGAGACAAAGAGATGCCTATTGATCAAAAAAGCTTAAATCAGTGTTCACTCAGCTACATCTGTGAGAAACTTGAACATCTCCAGTCAACTGAGAACCAAGACTTACTTGGAAATTTGTCTCTGCAGTGTCTGTACCCTGAAGACACCGCCTCTTCCTTTGTCCCCCATATGCTCTTCAGGAGTCAGCCAAAGCCTGGATGGTCTTTCATGTTGAGAATCCCTGAGAAGAAGAACATGATGTCTTCCCGTCAGTGGGGGCCAATTTTTCTAAAAGTGTTACCTGGAGGAATTTTGCAAATGTATTATGAGAAAGGATTAGAAAAACCATTTAAGGAGTTACAGCTTGATCCATACTGCAGGCTTTCTGAACCCAAAGTTGAGAACTTCAGTGTGACAGGAAAGATCCATACTGTGAAGATTGAACATGTGTCTtacacagaaagaaggaaataccaTTCTAAGACAGAAGTAGTTCACGAACCAGACGTAGAACAGATGCTGAAGTTGGGGTCCACCGAGTACCATGACTTCCTCGATTTTCTGACTACTGTGGAGGAGGAACTGATGAAACTGCCAGCTGTTTCAAAACCAAAGAAGAACTATGAGGAGCAAGAAATTTGCCTGGAAATTGTGGACAACTTTTGGGGTAAAATCACTAAAGAAGGAGGAAAATTGGTGGAAAGTGCGGTGATCACTCAGATCTGTTGCCTCTGCTTTGTGAATGGGAATGCAGAATGCTTTTTAACCTTGAATgacctggagctgcagaagcGAAATGAACGCTATTTTGAAAAAGACCCAGAAAAGAAGGGGATTGATATTCTTGACTATCATTTTCATAAGTGTGTGAAAGCACAAGAATTTGAGCAATCAAGAATCATTAAGTTTGTACCTCTGGATGCCTGCCGGTTTGAGCTGATGcgtttcaagactttgtacaacgGGGAAGATCTTCCCTTTTCCCTAAAGTCTGGTGTGGTTGTCCAGGGGGCGTATGTGGAGCTTCAGGCGTTTGTCAACATGACCCCATCCCGTGCCAGCTCCTTGAGGTCCTGTGACAACATAATGATACACTTTCCTGTTCCGTCACAGTGGATCAAGGCTCTCTGGACCATGAACCTCCAGAGGCAGAAGTCCCTGAAAGCCAAAATGAACCGCCGGGCATGTCTGGGGAATTTACATGAACCGGAATCTGAACCCATCATACAGGTCACTGTGGGATCAGCAAAATATGAGAGTGCCTACCGGGCCGTGGTATGGAAGATAGACCGGCTTCCTGATAAAAATTCAA GTCCTGATCATCCCCACTGTTTGTCATACAAACTAGAACTTGGATCAGACCAAGAAATTCCCTCTGATTGGTACCCATTTGCTACTGTTCAGTTTGGGGTCCTCGACACCTGTGCCTCCCAGACAGAGGTCCGGTCTCTGGGGGTGGAAAGTGATGTCCAGCCACAGAAACACATTCATCAGCGAGCTTGCTACAACGTCCAG gttgaaatagaaaagaagtgGATAAAAATCGATGGAGAAGACCCAGATAAAGCTGGTGACTGCGTAACTCAGTAG